Below is a window of Salvelinus fontinalis isolate EN_2023a chromosome 31, ASM2944872v1, whole genome shotgun sequence DNA.
CTTCTTCTTCACGCGTTAGTAACACAGCAGGCAGCCTAGCCGGGGATGGCTCTCCTTCTTCACGCGTTAGTAACACAGCAGGCAGCCTAGCCGGGGATGGCTCTTCTTCTTCACGCGTTAGTAACACAGCAGGCAGCCTAGCCGGGGATGGCTCTTCTTCTTCACGCGTTAGTAACACAGCAGGCAGCCTAGCCGGGGATTGCTCTTCTTCTTCAGCGTTAGTAACCTAGCAGGCAGCCTAGCCGGGGATGGCTCTTCTTCTTCACGCGTTAGTAACACAGCAGGCAGCCTAGCCGGGGATTGCTCTTCTTCTATCCCTTATTACACAACCTAGATCCCACGGGGTGAATCAACAAGCAGCTTGATTAACACGGGGAAGACATGATTACATAGCACATTGTTTGATTAAAATGTGTTGTGACGGAAGATGTTTTACACTATAGGAAAATATTACCCACACATCCAGTGTTTCTGAGCAGATGCTTGAGTTGGTGATCAGATAGGATGTTCAGACTCCACTCCACAAAATGCACCTATGTGGTTCATTGTCAGTGGTTCAATACTTATTTCTCCGTTAGCTCTCTGATGTTTTACACCATGCCCTTGGTACTGTGTGGTGTGGATGTGTGGTTCCCTACTGTATCATATTACTAGACTCCACGCAGTACAATGTTTGTTATACTCTGCTGGAGTTAATTAATGGCCGAtttcctttcttttctctctcacctTTCAGGTGCTTCCTCAGCGGCCAGGATTTCGGCACCATAGAAAAGGTACATCTATAGTAACAGCTAAGACTGATTCAATTCAGAAATGATGTGATCTCAGATTTGATGGTACAAGTTGACTTGTGGTAGCCTGAGTTGTAAGTAAGCTGGACCCTTCACAGTAAGGTCTAGGAtgttcgacgcatgtgacaaataaaattagatttgatttgtcTGTTTTTTTGCTCTCTTGACAACTTATGGAATTATCTGACAATGACAGCATTGGAGTTGGCAAGCGCATAAACAGATCTGGAAAAACGCTCAACTTGCCAAATTCTCAGATATATATTTGACCCTTTTCTCTCCTGTAGAGAACTATGTGTGCCGTGACGTCCTGTCCCGGCAGTCTACAGAGTGTAGTGAGGTCCAGGAAGTGAGCCAGTCCCAGCTGCAGCAGCCCAGGGTGAAGCTGAACGGCTCCACGGTGGAGACTCCCAGTCACCACGACCTGCACCGTGAACTGTTGGTCAGCACCAAACGGTGGGGTTGAAATAAAACACTTGCATACAACGTACAATATACACAGAAATCAACAAAAGGCTCTATTATACATCTCCAAAATTTTAAGAAAGATCTCATCTGCTGAAGCATAGACAAAATGAAAGGTGCAGAGATAATAGTGTCTGAGTGTAGGTCTAGTATTATTAAACTATGCTGCATTTCTTCCCAGCACCACAAGGACAGACCGAGtggtagtgtttgtgtgtgtgtgtgtgtgtgttcatttgaaCTTTTTTTTGTGCCTCTGTACACATGCAGTACATAGTGTAACGGCATGCCAGGATTTACACTGAGTACTGTGGACGACGCTATagacatattgtgtgtgtgtgtgcgcgtgtgtgtgtgtgtgtgtgtgcgtgtgtgtgtgtgtgtgtgtgtgtgtgtgtgtgtgtgtgtgtgtgtgtgtgtgtgtgtgtgtgtgtgtgtgtgtgtgtgtgtgtgtgtgtgtgtgtgtgtgtgtgtgtgtgtgtgtgtgtgtgtgtgtgtgtgtgtgtgtgtgtgtgtgtgtgtgtgtgtgtgagagagagagagagactgagcccCCTGCATGTAATACTCTTTTCACCCAAATCATGCCAACCTGAACCGTTCTTCTGGCTTAGATATTTAgtttcacattgtcctttccagcaACTATGATGGATCCAGGCCAGCTCAGCTCAGCTTGGCGCAGTAGTGTAAATATGTCTGAATATGTTGTCTGTTGTGCCCACTTAGAGGTCTGTTGCCAGGAGAGAAGCCTGAGCTGAAGCGAGTCctggaacagaggaggctggagcagcacagagagcaggaactggcTCTACAGCCTCCTCTGGAACTGGAGACTGAGCTACGCAAGAGACAGCAGATACTActggaggtaacacacaccacacgcacacaacaacacaccacacacacacacaccacacaccacacacacaccagacacacacacacacacacaccagacacacacacacacacacacacacacacacacacacacacacacacacacacaccacacacacacacacacacacaccagacacacactcacacaccagacacacacacacacacacaccagacacacacacacacaccacacacacacacaccacacaccacacacacaccagacacacacacacacacacaccagacacacacacacacacacacacacacacaccacacacacacacacacacacaccagacacacacacacacaccagacacacacacacacacacaccagacacacacacacacacacacaccacacacaccacacaccacacacacaccagacacacactcacacaccagacacacaccagacacacacacaaacacatcagacacacacacacacacacacacacacacacacacacacacacacacacacacacacacaccagacacacacacaccagacacacacacacacaccagacgcacacacacacaccagacacacacacacacaccagacacacacacacacaccagacacacacacacataccagacacacaccagacacacacacacacacacacacacacgccacacaccagacacacacacaccagacacaaactccaaacacacacacacaaacacgccaaacacacactccaaacacacacaccagacacacacacatgccaaacacacatccacacactatGTAATAAAACACCAATAAGTGGGCGAAAAACAAATTG
It encodes the following:
- the LOC129829603 gene encoding protein FAM107B-like isoform X3: MEGSYNAKKVLPQRPGFRHHRKENYVCRDVLSRQSTECSEVQEVSQSQLQQPRVKLNGSTVETPSHHDLHRELLVSTKRGLLPGEKPELKRVLEQRRLEQHREQELALQPPLELETELRKRQQILLEYEQEEIRRREEQEREVPEFVRVKDNLRRTQMSGQ
- the LOC129829603 gene encoding protein FAM107B-like isoform X2, whose protein sequence is MKTSASSYLRGEISLTYSQAVNTFLNERASLQVLPQRPGFRHHRKENYVCRDVLSRQSTECSEVQEVSQSQLQQPRVKLNGSTVETPSHHDLHRELLVSTKRGLLPGEKPELKRVLEQRRLEQHREQELALQPPLELETELRKRQQILLEYEQEEIRRREEQEREVPEFVRVKDNLRRTQMSGQ